CGGGTCGCGGGGCGTCGGAACACGACGAACGTCGAGCCTGCAGGATCGAAATGCAAAGGCACCGTGGTTCGTCCGCCCTCGACGCGGTAGGCTGGCGCGTCCCGCATCGTTCCTGTCGCGGCGTCCCACAGCTCGGGAACCCGGCCGGCGACCCGGAACGTGCACTCGACGTCCGCGGGCAGATACCGCTGGTTGGACACGAAGTACACCTCCGCTCCTTCCACCCGTCGGTGGATGAAGGCCGTGCGCCCGCCCCGGGCCTCGTAATCCGGCGAAACCGCGAGCCCGGCAAACACCTCTTCCAGAGGCTTGCCCCAAACGACCCGCCCTTGCCCGAAGCGGTGCTCCTTCACCGTCTCGCCGTCCAGACCGCCCCACACCTCCTCCGCAATGGCGCGCACTTCGGCATCGCCCCTCGGCACGTCGGCGAGGCTGGGGGATCGCGTCGGCTTCGGGCCGACCACCGTGGCACCCGCCAGCACGAGCGAGCGGATCTTGCGCGCCAGCCGCGGGGTCATGAGCGGGGAATCGGGCAGCACCAGCACGCGGTACTCCATACCGCTGGGGAGGATGATTCGGCCGTTGCGTACACCTGCTTGGCCAAGAAGCAGGGTGGCGTCGATGCCGTCGTAATCGTAGCCGGCGGGAATGGCGGGCTGGAGTTGACTGCGCGAGGGGAGATCGTTGGGCGCCCCTTCGCCGACGAAGTAGGCCGCGTCGGCCACGAACCGACCTTGCTGCAGCAGGAACTGGCAGCGCGCGACGTACCGCAGCCACGCAGAGGCTTCGTCCCACCACGTGATCGTGCGCTCAAGATGGGTGCCCCAGGGCCCCATCGTCATCCCCGGCTGCAGGTTCATCCAGGGCTGATGCGCGTAGCGATGGAAGATGTATCGGTTAATGCCCTGGGTGAACACGAAGTCGCCCAGCGCTTTGATCGAGTACGGCTCGACGAGGTAGCGGCCGCGCTGCTCGTCGGCGGTGAAGGACTCGGCGCCCACCACCTGGTGCCCGTACGTGTGACCGATCGAGGCGGCGAGCTTCGTGGTCTCCATCGCCCCACCGCTGACCCAGAACTCGCCCATCGGAATGTCGGCGCGGCCTCCCGCCTGCATCGTATCGAAGCCGCCGTTGCCGTAAGGCTCGGTGGAGAACTGGAGTCCCGCCTTGTGGCACAGCTCCCCGAAGTAGCCGAAGTAATTGTCGGCATAGAGGTCCGCGATCGTGCGTCGGAAGTCCCACAGGAAGCGCTCGGTCGTCGCCGGGCTGCCGATCGTCCAGCCCGCGATGGTCGGCAGGTAGGGAAGTGGGTCGTAGCCTCGGCGCGCGCGGAACTCTTCTCGGAACTTGGGGGTCCAGTTCTGGCTGCCGACCTCGTAGCTGTCAATCAGCGCGTTGTTCAGCACTTTGCCGGCGAGGGGCCCGACGTCGGCGAGCACCTTGGCCATCATGCCGGCCCAGTGCATATCGAGCGCCTCGCGGCTGAGCTTGTCCACTTCCAGCCCATCGCCTTCGGGCGGCGCCGGATGGTTGTCTTTGCCCGTCGGGGTGTGCCCCATGCGCAAAATCGTCCAGTTGCCCGCAGGCACGTCCCATTGGAGATGGCCAGTGGCGTCCATTTTGGAGGTGAGATCGATCAAGCCCTCCAGCGGGACCGGCGCGGAGGTCGCCGGCTGGTCGAGCGGTCGCAGGCCGTCGGTGCGCACGACGCCCGTGCGCCCGAGGAACTGTGGGGGTTGCGCGCCCTTGCCTCCCGCGGGAGTGCGGAACGCGAACACGGCGATGTCCTTGTGGTAGTCGACCGCGCGCACCACCTGCGGCGCTTTGGGGATGGCAAGGGTCTTTGAGAAGTGCGCGGGGCCGGAAACGGTCTCTTCCGACCAGGCCAGCACCTGCATCGCGTTTTCGGGCGTGATCCAAGGTCCGCCGCTGCTCGACCAGCCCGCGCAGTTGTGGATGCACAGCTCGAGCCCGACGCGGTCGGCCTCCTTGACCGCGTGGGTCATCATCGCGCGCCACTCGGGGCTCATGTAACCCACGGGTCCGGCGGGGATGCCCACGGCTACGGTGAACATCTGGGCGCCTCCCATCCCCGCCTTGGCCATCGCCTCGAGATCGGCGGTGATACCCTCCTTCGTGACGTTGCCGTCCATCCAGTGCCACCACGTGTGCGGCTTTGCGGAGGCCGGCGGGTTCACGAAACCCCGGGCCAGAGGGTCCTGCGAGAGCACGGGCGTAGGGGCGAGCGACGAGGCGAGCGCGATGAGCGTTAGAAGCATTCCAACTCCTCCCGCTCCATCATGCGTCAAGGCGCATGGCGCGCGCCACGGGTCAGTCTCCGGAAGGTTCCGGGACGACCAGCGACGTCCAATGGATCAACTCGCCGCGCCCGACCTCGGAGCGGTCGCCAAACTCGTGCTCCAGTTCCGTCAGTCTGGCAAGAAACGCGTCGCGGTCATCGGGCTGCAGCCAGAGTTGGGCGCGCGCGATCCGAAGCGACTTGGGCGATGGGACGGAAGCCTGGGCGGCAAGGAACTCCCGCTCCGCGGCCCGCAGCGTGGCCTTGACGAGCCGCGCGCGCAACTCGAGGTCTGCGCCGCGGGCGATTTCGAAGCGGTCTGCCGTCACGGCATAGACCGTTTCGGCCCGGCGTTTCCCCCTCTGCTTACCCACCATCCGGACGAGCCCTGTGGCGACCAGTTTGCGGAGGGGGTAGTAGAGCGACTTCGGATCGGCAGCGACTCGGCGCGCCAACTCGGCGACGGATCCAGGCCCGAAGGCCCTGAGTGCGAGGACCAGTTCGGAACGGAGGGGGTCGGCAAGCGCCTCCATTTGAGGTTCGGTGAGCACAATTCTCTGTTTCATGGAACCGATGAGTGTAATTCACTGTAATATTACACTATATGTTGTCCATGCTAGCCTCTCTCATGCTGATGCAGGGCTCAGCTGCCCCCGACTTGCCCAAAACCGTCGACGCACGTCTCCAAGAGGCGGCCTCCGACGGATTCAGC
This is a stretch of genomic DNA from Fimbriimonadaceae bacterium. It encodes these proteins:
- a CDS encoding helix-turn-helix domain-containing protein, which translates into the protein MKQRIVLTEPQMEALADPLRSELVLALRAFGPGSVAELARRVAADPKSLYYPLRKLVATGLVRMVGKQRGKRRAETVYAVTADRFEIARGADLELRARLVKATLRAAEREFLAAQASVPSPKSLRIARAQLWLQPDDRDAFLARLTELEHEFGDRSEVGRGELIHWTSLVVPEPSGD